Proteins encoded together in one Pelosinus sp. IPA-1 window:
- a CDS encoding ABC transporter substrate-binding protein: MADKKIVKKILLGIVALVVVGSVVYGAQLGNKPASSGTKDDGLYPIKTWSKTDCASTPWIVADQKGFFAEEGLKVVYTGDTQPAQQLPSVLNGNNDVGSAHPNTLTVAIAGGAKIKGVVKNGIDPTPDQNPRLRHMFWYVNPAVTPDVHSFADLNKLSGQLKFSTITNNICADFLGNNIADHQGFPRNKIEWVSMPDIQAIQALKQGLITVAGVHPPYYKGMEESGAVKIADSLDAGVGVAGGLGFYFFTDEFIDKHPDTIKKFARAITKAQKWANDNPEESRKMTEDWIKVPVNAVHYYASDTKINESEIEPWIQDLENSNVIPKGKIKASDIITHAFE; this comes from the coding sequence ATGGCTGACAAGAAGATTGTGAAGAAAATTTTATTAGGAATCGTTGCCCTTGTCGTAGTGGGATCAGTAGTCTATGGTGCCCAGCTTGGTAATAAACCCGCTAGCAGTGGTACAAAGGATGATGGGTTATACCCTATAAAAACCTGGTCGAAGACTGATTGCGCTTCCACGCCTTGGATTGTTGCAGATCAGAAGGGATTTTTTGCAGAAGAAGGACTTAAGGTTGTTTATACGGGGGATACGCAGCCTGCTCAACAACTCCCATCTGTTCTTAATGGCAATAATGATGTGGGTAGTGCTCACCCGAATACTCTCACTGTAGCCATTGCTGGAGGAGCAAAAATTAAGGGTGTGGTGAAAAATGGTATTGATCCAACACCAGATCAAAATCCAAGACTACGTCATATGTTTTGGTATGTAAATCCTGCAGTTACACCAGATGTTCATTCCTTTGCCGATTTGAACAAACTATCTGGTCAACTTAAATTTTCTACGATCACGAATAATATATGCGCAGATTTCCTCGGAAATAATATTGCAGATCATCAAGGATTTCCTAGAAATAAAATTGAGTGGGTTTCCATGCCTGATATTCAAGCAATTCAAGCATTAAAGCAAGGCCTTATAACGGTAGCAGGTGTACATCCACCATATTATAAAGGCATGGAAGAGTCGGGTGCTGTCAAAATTGCAGATAGCTTAGATGCTGGTGTTGGCGTAGCAGGTGGTTTAGGATTTTATTTCTTCACCGATGAATTTATAGATAAACATCCTGATACAATCAAAAAATTTGCGCGAGCCATTACCAAAGCTCAAAAATGGGCTAATGATAATCCGGAAGAGTCCCGAAAAATGACGGAAGACTGGATTAAAGTACCAGTTAATGCTGTACATTATTACGCTTCCGATACTAAAATAAATGAATCCGAAATTGAACCATGGATACAAGACTTGGAAAACTCAAATGTAATTCCTAAAGGAAAAATAAAGGCTTCCGACATTATAACCCATGCCTTTGAGTGA
- a CDS encoding DUF1858 domain-containing protein, producing the protein MKITKEMSISEVVEIHPQTVGIFRNYGMGCFGCSAARFENIEQGATAHGINVDALIVDLNKVV; encoded by the coding sequence ATGAAAATTACTAAAGAAATGAGTATTAGCGAAGTTGTTGAAATCCATCCGCAAACAGTGGGGATATTTCGCAACTATGGTATGGGATGTTTTGGTTGCTCTGCTGCCCGTTTTGAAAATATTGAGCAAGGAGCAACGGCTCATGGTATCAATGTTGATGCCTTGATTGTTGATCTTAACAAGGTTGTGTAG
- a CDS encoding ABC transporter permease, whose product MKDHVNSLVDKIIDVSGIVIFFLLWEIAPRLGIVDGQFIPPLSQVLLAVGKLAADGSLFIHIAASLQRSFIGFVLAIAVAVPAGFILGGVFPALSRQLRPLLRVFGQINAFSLFPIFILFFGIGEVAKVSIIFWSTIWPVLFTTIVGVQNVDPLYIKSARSIGADKFTIFSKVILPGAAPVIFTGIRTGASHAFLMLIAAEMIGASAGLGWLVQNSAVNNIMPRLFAATMTIALLGMTINYLLYLLEDNLLDWKQSSERG is encoded by the coding sequence ATGAAAGATCATGTAAATAGTCTAGTGGATAAAATAATCGATGTTTCAGGAATTGTAATTTTCTTTCTACTATGGGAAATAGCACCACGCCTTGGAATCGTCGACGGTCAATTTATTCCGCCACTGTCCCAAGTACTTTTAGCGGTTGGAAAACTTGCAGCGGATGGTAGTTTGTTCATTCATATTGCCGCAAGCTTACAGAGGAGTTTTATTGGATTCGTGCTGGCAATTGCCGTTGCAGTGCCTGCTGGTTTTATTTTAGGTGGTGTTTTCCCAGCGTTATCAAGACAACTAAGGCCACTACTGCGAGTATTCGGACAAATTAACGCTTTTTCCCTCTTCCCAATCTTTATCCTGTTTTTTGGAATTGGTGAAGTTGCCAAGGTAAGCATTATCTTTTGGTCCACAATTTGGCCAGTACTTTTTACTACCATTGTTGGTGTTCAGAATGTCGATCCTCTTTATATTAAAAGTGCACGGTCAATTGGTGCTGATAAATTTACCATCTTTAGCAAAGTGATTTTACCAGGAGCAGCCCCGGTTATTTTTACAGGGATACGAACGGGCGCATCGCATGCATTTCTAATGCTAATTGCAGCTGAAATGATTGGCGCTAGCGCTGGTCTTGGATGGCTGGTTCAGAACTCAGCGGTAAATAATATTATGCCCCGGTTATTTGCGGCGACGATGACCATTGCTTTATTAGGAATGACAATCAATTATCTGCTTTACTTGCTGGAAGATAATCTATTGGATTGGAAGCAAAGTTCTGAGAGGGGGTGA
- a CDS encoding amino acid ABC transporter permease — translation MNDILEFSFMFDTFLEMLKFVPITLFLAVISMLLASLIGLASAVVQFRNIPILKQISNVYLLIGRAIPTMVMLYLVYFGLPLLLMAFTEKTGIDTGYQHIPPMVFAIIGLTVHTGAYLSEIFRSALLSVDKGQMEAALSIGMTWFQGFYRILFRQAAVFAMPLLANQFLGLIKSTSVVFTITVVELLGGAKIACAENYRYLETYLVVAMIYWIISIGFEKLSLMAERKIGFFKKGATI, via the coding sequence ATGAACGATATATTAGAGTTTTCTTTTATGTTTGATACTTTTCTTGAAATGCTAAAATTTGTACCGATTACTTTGTTTTTGGCAGTCATTAGCATGCTTTTGGCAAGCTTAATTGGTCTGGCCAGCGCAGTCGTACAATTTAGAAATATACCGATTTTGAAACAAATTTCTAATGTCTATTTGCTGATTGGCAGAGCAATACCCACAATGGTGATGCTGTATCTAGTGTATTTTGGTTTACCCCTACTACTGATGGCATTTACTGAGAAAACAGGTATCGATACTGGCTATCAACATATACCGCCAATGGTATTTGCAATTATTGGGCTTACTGTACACACGGGAGCGTATTTATCAGAAATCTTTAGATCCGCATTACTCTCTGTCGATAAAGGGCAAATGGAAGCAGCGTTATCAATTGGAATGACTTGGTTTCAAGGGTTTTATCGAATCCTATTTAGACAGGCGGCAGTATTTGCTATGCCGCTCCTCGCAAATCAATTTCTGGGCTTGATTAAAAGCACATCCGTTGTCTTTACCATAACAGTAGTCGAACTTTTAGGTGGAGCGAAAATTGCTTGTGCCGAAAATTATCGCTATTTAGAAACTTACTTAGTTGTGGCTATGATTTATTGGATTATAAGTATTGGATTTGAAAAACTCTCTTTAATGGCAGAACGAAAAATAGGATTCTTCAAGAAAGGAGCCACTATATGA
- a CDS encoding M20 family metallopeptidase, translated as MKNLTERIPAIVEEIYNELVFLRHTIHENPELSNEEYKTAELVEKMLSTWEIQYVRLPNSTAIIAEIKGNIEGNHAIGIRADMDALPIDENTDLDYASKTQGVMHACGHDIHTVNLLGTGYVLSQLKDHFSGTVKLVFQPAEEIGGGAQEILDFGVLENPKVTAFLAAHVSEDVKVGQIQVKAEEVMLAASQFTITLTGRGGHASAPHQTDDIILAAAKLIMELQSIPSRKINHIEPAVITVGSIHGGTRGNIIPKEVVLIGTIRTQNNKLHPEIHEHINNILTAQECITGVKGIASFRIGSGAVYNDPELTKEFVAATANLIGLDNVLIAKFPNNGSENFYRFSKEVPSVFFRIGVSDNPLESVEPAHSPKFKAADEVLKNGVRVMAAAAIAFLQKGRASV; from the coding sequence ATGAAAAACTTGACTGAAAGAATACCTGCAATCGTAGAAGAAATATATAATGAATTAGTTTTCCTTCGTCATACAATACATGAAAATCCTGAACTGAGTAATGAGGAATACAAAACAGCAGAATTAGTGGAAAAAATGCTTTCCACATGGGAAATACAGTATGTAAGATTGCCAAATAGTACGGCCATCATCGCTGAAATTAAAGGGAATATTGAAGGTAATCATGCCATTGGTATAAGAGCAGATATGGATGCCTTGCCAATTGATGAGAATACGGATCTGGATTATGCATCAAAAACTCAGGGTGTCATGCATGCATGCGGACATGATATTCACACGGTAAATCTTTTGGGTACAGGGTATGTATTGTCCCAGTTAAAGGATCATTTCTCGGGTACTGTTAAATTAGTATTTCAACCTGCTGAAGAAATCGGTGGTGGTGCTCAGGAAATACTAGATTTTGGTGTTTTGGAAAATCCGAAAGTAACAGCCTTTTTAGCAGCTCATGTGTCTGAGGATGTTAAAGTCGGACAAATTCAAGTGAAAGCGGAAGAAGTGATGTTGGCTGCCAGTCAATTTACCATTACGCTAACCGGTCGTGGTGGTCATGCTTCTGCACCCCATCAAACAGACGATATTATTTTGGCAGCCGCAAAATTAATTATGGAGCTGCAATCCATTCCAAGTAGAAAAATAAATCATATTGAACCAGCAGTGATTACTGTTGGTAGTATTCATGGTGGTACACGTGGCAATATCATACCAAAAGAAGTAGTTTTAATAGGGACAATTAGAACTCAAAATAATAAATTACATCCAGAAATTCATGAACATATAAATAATATTCTCACGGCACAAGAATGTATTACCGGCGTGAAGGGAATCGCATCATTTAGAATAGGATCAGGAGCTGTTTATAATGATCCAGAATTGACAAAAGAGTTTGTTGCTGCAACCGCAAATTTAATCGGCCTAGATAATGTTTTAATTGCTAAATTTCCTAATAATGGTTCAGAAAACTTTTATCGTTTTTCTAAAGAAGTACCATCCGTGTTTTTTCGTATTGGTGTTAGTGATAATCCACTAGAAAGTGTAGAACCAGCCCATAGCCCAAAATTCAAAGCTGCTGATGAAGTATTGAAAAATGGAGTAAGGGTTATGGCGGCTGCGGCTATTGCATTTTTGCAAAAAGGCAGGGCGTCTGTATGA
- the nifH gene encoding nitrogenase iron protein has translation MSKKIKQIAIYGKGGIGKSTTTSNISAALSTMGYKVMQFGCDPKADSTNTLRDGTYIPTVLDTLREKNKVNAQDVIFQGFNGVYCVEAGGPAPGVGCAGRGIITAVQLLKQLNVYEELDLDVIIYDVLGDVVCGGFAVPIREGIAEHVFTVSSADFMAVYAANNLFKGIQKYSNSGGALLGGLIANSINTPYSKDIIDDFVARTKTRVVEYVPRSVTVTQAELQGKTTIEASSNSEQAKVYQSLAKKVIETTESKVPAPLQISELRAWAASWADHLLAIETGEVRGKASGI, from the coding sequence ATGAGTAAAAAAATTAAACAAATTGCTATTTATGGAAAAGGGGGAATTGGTAAATCCACCACGACCTCTAATATTAGTGCAGCGTTATCAACAATGGGTTATAAAGTGATGCAGTTTGGTTGCGATCCTAAAGCCGATTCCACCAATACTTTGCGGGATGGAACTTATATTCCTACAGTGCTCGATACACTGCGAGAAAAAAACAAGGTAAATGCCCAAGATGTGATTTTTCAAGGTTTCAATGGAGTTTATTGTGTGGAAGCTGGTGGACCGGCTCCAGGAGTTGGTTGTGCTGGTAGGGGGATCATTACTGCGGTCCAATTGTTAAAACAGTTAAACGTATATGAAGAATTAGATTTAGATGTAATCATTTACGATGTTTTAGGAGACGTAGTATGCGGTGGTTTTGCCGTTCCCATACGTGAAGGTATTGCTGAGCATGTTTTTACAGTGTCATCCGCCGATTTTATGGCTGTTTATGCCGCGAACAATTTGTTTAAAGGCATTCAAAAATATTCTAATTCAGGTGGTGCGCTGTTAGGTGGCTTGATTGCGAATTCCATCAATACTCCCTACTCGAAAGATATCATTGATGATTTTGTTGCTAGAACCAAGACGCGCGTTGTGGAATATGTTCCCCGTTCCGTCACTGTAACCCAAGCTGAGCTGCAAGGAAAAACCACGATAGAAGCGTCATCAAATTCGGAGCAAGCGAAAGTGTACCAAAGCCTTGCGAAAAAGGTGATAGAAACTACGGAATCAAAAGTTCCTGCACCATTGCAAATAAGCGAATTGCGAGCGTGGGCTGCCTCGTGGGCGGATCACTTGTTGGCAATAGAAACAGGCGAAGTGCGTGGCAAAGCATCGGGAATTTAA
- a CDS encoding amino acid ABC transporter ATP-binding protein has product MIEFRNIHKAFGDNEVLKGINCTIPTGSVTVIIGSSGSGKTTLLRSVNFLEKADRGEIILDDLHIDVEKASKGDIHKMRQRTAMVFQMYNLFKNKTALENIMEGLTVVKKMPKTEAKEKALYFLEKVGLLNKANSYPSELSGGQQQRIGIARALALNPDVILFDEPTSALDPELVGEVLEVMKKVTQEVNCILVVVTHEINFAREVADHIIFMDNGVIVEQGLPLEILSNPKEDRTKQFLSRYIAFTEYNI; this is encoded by the coding sequence ATGATTGAATTTAGAAATATCCATAAAGCATTTGGTGACAATGAAGTATTAAAAGGTATTAATTGCACGATACCCACTGGCTCTGTAACGGTTATTATAGGATCAAGTGGCTCTGGTAAAACAACACTACTACGTTCGGTAAACTTTCTTGAGAAAGCGGATCGTGGAGAAATCATTTTAGACGATCTCCATATTGATGTCGAAAAGGCATCAAAAGGCGATATTCATAAGATGCGTCAACGTACGGCTATGGTTTTTCAAATGTATAATTTGTTTAAAAATAAAACTGCTTTAGAGAACATTATGGAAGGTTTGACTGTTGTAAAAAAAATGCCGAAAACTGAGGCGAAAGAAAAAGCCTTATATTTTTTAGAAAAGGTTGGACTGCTCAATAAAGCTAATTCTTATCCCTCTGAATTATCAGGTGGTCAGCAGCAACGGATTGGTATAGCACGTGCACTCGCCCTTAATCCTGATGTGATCCTATTTGATGAACCAACTTCAGCACTTGATCCAGAATTAGTAGGTGAAGTCCTGGAAGTAATGAAAAAAGTAACTCAAGAAGTCAATTGTATCTTAGTGGTAGTTACACACGAAATTAACTTTGCTCGTGAGGTTGCCGATCATATCATTTTCATGGATAATGGCGTCATCGTAGAGCAAGGACTACCACTAGAAATACTAAGTAATCCGAAAGAAGATCGTACGAAACAATTTTTATCACGTTACATTGCATTTACTGAATATAATATCTGA
- a CDS encoding ABC transporter permease, with protein sequence METALQKVVEKRSGKHSEQDKVGTLLKKITAIVYDSLSIIIFIGIWEIAPRVGWVPQTFISPPTIIVSTLWELLVSGILIKHIGVSLGRAVFGFVCAAVIAIPLGFFLGGWFKLFERILTPVLRLLGEVNPFSLFPIFILLFGIGEVSKISMIFWVCLWPILLNTITGIKNVDELLIKSARSMGVGGRTLFFKVILPAASPNIFHGLKTSSSVAFFMLIAAEMIGASSGLGWLIWNAQTNYQIPILFAATITISALGLFMNYLFVILERKFISWKENPAEY encoded by the coding sequence ATGGAAACAGCATTGCAAAAAGTAGTAGAGAAAAGGTCGGGAAAGCATAGTGAGCAAGATAAAGTAGGAACGCTACTAAAAAAAATAACTGCAATCGTTTATGATAGTCTATCAATTATTATTTTTATTGGAATTTGGGAAATAGCGCCTAGAGTGGGCTGGGTCCCTCAAACCTTTATTTCACCACCGACAATTATCGTAAGTACTCTTTGGGAGCTGCTAGTAAGTGGTATTTTAATAAAACATATTGGAGTCAGTTTAGGGAGGGCTGTTTTTGGTTTTGTGTGTGCAGCTGTGATTGCCATTCCTTTAGGTTTTTTTCTAGGAGGATGGTTTAAACTTTTTGAACGTATTCTCACTCCAGTGCTACGGCTACTTGGGGAAGTAAATCCATTTTCTCTTTTCCCGATCTTTATTCTCTTGTTTGGTATTGGTGAGGTATCTAAGATATCCATGATTTTTTGGGTATGCTTGTGGCCAATTTTGCTAAACACCATCACAGGAATTAAAAATGTCGATGAGTTGTTAATTAAGTCGGCGCGTTCCATGGGGGTAGGAGGAAGAACATTATTTTTCAAAGTTATATTGCCAGCTGCTTCGCCGAACATCTTTCATGGTCTTAAAACCAGTTCAAGTGTAGCGTTTTTTATGCTCATCGCCGCTGAAATGATTGGTGCAAGTAGTGGTCTAGGTTGGTTGATATGGAATGCACAAACTAACTATCAAATTCCAATTTTGTTTGCGGCTACAATTACCATATCTGCCTTAGGATTGTTCATGAATTATCTGTTTGTTATACTCGAACGCAAATTCATAAGCTGGAAAGAAAATCCTGCTGAATATTAA